In Sphingobacterium sp. PCS056, the following proteins share a genomic window:
- a CDS encoding quinone-dependent dihydroorotate dehydrogenase has product MYKLVKPIFFSMDPESAHHTVTGGLKMFSKIWGAKKLLSNLYTYENPNLAREVFGLKFKNPVGLAAGFDKNAEYITDMANFGFGFIEIGTVTPRPQPGNDQPRMFRLIPDKALINRMGFNNQGADVAANRLKHLSVEDRKGLLIGGNIGKNKLTPNEQAVDDYIYCFNALFDYVDYFVVNVSSPNTPGLRDLQEKEPLKHILNTLQNLNEKRENKKPILLKIAPDLTDSQLDDIVEIVQETGIAGVIATNTTISRAGLRSDENLVKEMGGVSGAPLTKRSTEVIRYLSNKSNRSFPIIGVGGIHSAADAIEKMDAGASLVQIYTGFIYEGPSLISNICKGIAQAGK; this is encoded by the coding sequence ATGTACAAGCTGGTAAAACCTATTTTCTTTTCTATGGATCCCGAATCTGCTCATCATACGGTGACAGGGGGATTAAAAATGTTCTCAAAAATTTGGGGTGCAAAAAAATTATTAAGTAATCTCTACACTTATGAAAATCCAAATTTAGCACGTGAAGTATTTGGTCTAAAGTTTAAAAATCCTGTTGGATTGGCTGCTGGATTTGACAAGAATGCGGAGTATATCACGGACATGGCTAACTTCGGTTTTGGTTTTATCGAGATCGGCACGGTTACCCCTAGACCACAACCTGGAAATGATCAACCTCGTATGTTCCGTTTAATCCCAGATAAAGCATTGATCAATCGAATGGGCTTTAATAATCAAGGTGCTGATGTTGCGGCCAACCGGTTGAAACATCTATCTGTAGAAGATCGAAAAGGATTACTGATCGGTGGAAATATTGGTAAAAATAAGCTAACACCTAATGAACAAGCGGTAGATGATTATATCTATTGTTTCAATGCGCTGTTTGATTATGTTGATTACTTCGTTGTCAACGTAAGTTCTCCCAATACGCCAGGATTACGGGATTTGCAAGAAAAAGAGCCGTTAAAACATATTTTAAATACACTTCAAAATCTCAATGAAAAGAGGGAAAATAAGAAACCAATTCTTTTAAAGATTGCTCCGGATTTGACCGATAGTCAATTGGATGATATTGTAGAAATCGTTCAAGAGACGGGTATTGCAGGTGTAATTGCGACTAATACGACGATCTCTAGAGCAGGATTGCGTAGTGATGAAAATTTAGTAAAAGAGATGGGAGGAGTCAGTGGAGCACCATTAACCAAGCGCTCTACAGAAGTGATTCGTTATTTGTCTAATAAGTCAAACCGGTCATTTCCAATAATTGGAGTAGGAGGTATACATTCTGCTGCCGATGCAATTGAGAAAATGGATGCAGGAGCAAGCCTTGTGCAGATTTATACCGGCTTCATTTACGAAGGACCTTCATTGATATCTAATATTTGCAAAGGAATTGCTCAAGCTGGAAAATAA
- a CDS encoding ABC-F family ATP-binding cassette domain-containing protein — translation MISINNLTFEIGSRALYDEANWHIKPGDKVGLIGANGTGKSTLLRLIVGQYTPTSGSISMAKDLKIGYLNQDLLSYHSDKSILHVAMEAFERQNQLHSEIENLLQKLETDYSDDILNKLSDKQMEFEALDGYSIEFRAHEILAGLGFSEDEQKRPLATFSGGWRMRVMLARILLQTPDILLLDEPTNHMDLPSIKWLENYLQGFEGAIVIVSHDRYFLDRIIKKTVESRKGKLTLYAGNYSFYLEEKALRSEIQAGQFKNQQAKIKQEERLIERFRAKASKAKMAQSRIKALDRMEKVEDVDDDNPTVNFSFKFSKPSGRHVVTLENVSKAYPNLEILRNTAGIIEKGDKIALIGANGKGKSTLLRIVAGADPDYEGKSEHGHNVSQTFFAQHQLEALHLENSIIAEMQAFAPKHTDTELRSILGCFLFSGDDAFKKIKVLSGGEKSRVALAKALTADANFLALDEPTNHLDMQSVNILIQALQQFEGTLIVVSHDRYFLDHVANKIWYIEDKQIKEYPGTYQEFEDWNSKRIIKPEEKKVEKKVVVEEPKKVKVAPTDDKFKLISKKNKELAVLELKVVEKELIVKNLEIDLAKEEIYSNTTKLQEYTRNYNSSKAELTQLQKNWEELAEEIMELED, via the coding sequence ATGATATCAATAAATAACTTAACATTCGAAATAGGCTCTCGCGCATTGTATGATGAGGCCAACTGGCATATTAAACCTGGAGATAAAGTAGGTCTAATTGGTGCAAATGGTACTGGTAAATCAACATTATTGCGATTGATAGTAGGACAATACACACCTACCTCAGGTAGTATATCGATGGCTAAGGACTTAAAGATTGGATACTTAAACCAAGATTTATTATCTTATCATTCTGATAAAAGTATTTTACATGTTGCGATGGAGGCTTTTGAACGTCAAAATCAGTTACATTCAGAAATAGAAAATCTACTCCAAAAATTAGAAACAGATTATTCTGACGATATTCTAAATAAACTAAGTGATAAGCAAATGGAATTTGAAGCTTTAGACGGCTACAGTATCGAATTTCGTGCGCATGAGATCTTAGCGGGACTAGGTTTTTCAGAAGATGAGCAAAAACGTCCTTTAGCAACATTCTCTGGTGGATGGCGCATGCGTGTCATGCTGGCCAGAATCTTATTGCAAACTCCAGACATCTTATTACTGGATGAGCCAACTAACCACATGGATTTACCTTCCATCAAATGGTTAGAAAACTACCTGCAGGGATTTGAAGGTGCTATCGTGATTGTTTCTCACGATAGGTACTTCTTAGACCGTATTATTAAAAAAACCGTAGAATCACGTAAAGGGAAGTTAACACTTTATGCTGGTAATTACAGTTTCTATTTAGAAGAAAAAGCATTAAGAAGTGAGATTCAGGCTGGTCAATTCAAGAACCAACAGGCCAAAATCAAACAAGAAGAACGTCTTATCGAACGTTTCCGCGCGAAAGCTTCGAAAGCGAAGATGGCACAATCTCGTATTAAAGCTTTGGATAGAATGGAGAAAGTAGAAGATGTGGATGATGATAATCCAACAGTAAACTTCAGCTTCAAATTTTCAAAACCATCCGGAAGACATGTCGTTACTCTAGAAAATGTGTCTAAAGCATATCCTAATCTAGAAATTTTAAGAAATACGGCGGGAATCATTGAAAAGGGTGATAAGATTGCTCTGATTGGTGCTAATGGTAAAGGTAAATCTACTTTATTACGTATTGTGGCAGGTGCAGATCCAGATTATGAAGGAAAATCTGAACATGGTCATAATGTATCTCAAACGTTTTTTGCGCAGCATCAGTTAGAGGCTCTACACTTAGAAAATAGCATTATCGCGGAGATGCAAGCATTTGCTCCAAAACATACGGACACCGAACTGCGCTCCATTTTAGGTTGTTTCTTATTTTCTGGTGATGATGCATTCAAAAAGATTAAGGTCCTTTCCGGGGGTGAAAAATCTCGCGTCGCCCTAGCAAAAGCATTAACTGCTGATGCCAACTTCTTAGCCCTCGATGAGCCTACCAATCACTTGGATATGCAATCGGTCAATATTCTGATCCAAGCACTGCAGCAATTTGAAGGTACTTTGATCGTTGTATCGCACGATAGGTATTTTCTAGATCACGTTGCCAACAAAATATGGTATATCGAAGATAAACAGATCAAAGAATATCCAGGAACTTACCAAGAATTTGAGGATTGGAATTCGAAACGGATAATCAAACCTGAAGAAAAAAAAGTAGAGAAGAAAGTAGTTGTAGAGGAACCTAAAAAAGTCAAAGTTGCTCCTACTGATGATAAATTCAAATTGATCAGTAAAAAGAACAAAGAGCTCGCTGTATTAGAGTTAAAGGTGGTTGAAAAAGAACTTATTGTCAAAAATTTAGAAATAGATTTAGCAAAAGAAGAAATTTATTCAAATACGACTAAACTACAAGAATACACGCGTAACTATAACTCTTCTAAAGCAGAATTAACGCAATTGCAAAAGAATTGGGAAGAACTCGCGGAAGAAATCATGGAATTAGAAGACTAA
- a CDS encoding SDR family NAD(P)-dependent oxidoreductase, whose protein sequence is MNINWIESIIFPKVFLNEGKASAFLRGKTILITGASDGIGKACALLFSKFNVHLILVGRSKKRLDEVAEIIINHNSTASIFVADLYQEEQVDQLIEHIRTQQTPIDIFISNAGKSIQRSLQHSLFRYHDFTRTNALNYLAPVKITLAITPILSKQCGQIVNVSALNVLLLPIAKWAAYQASKTAFDQYCRSNQSEWRKMNIRLKTIYLPLVKTKMITPNVTYQNMPAMERNEAALRILKLLMGASSYSRPWWAIFPITIGFFIRKFWDRF, encoded by the coding sequence GTGAATATCAACTGGATTGAAAGTATCATCTTCCCGAAGGTTTTTTTGAATGAAGGGAAAGCTAGCGCATTCCTCCGAGGAAAAACAATTTTAATAACCGGAGCAAGCGATGGTATTGGAAAAGCATGTGCATTACTCTTTTCAAAATTTAATGTCCATTTAATCCTTGTCGGTCGCTCTAAAAAGCGATTGGATGAGGTTGCAGAAATTATTATAAACCACAATTCAACTGCTTCGATCTTTGTTGCCGACCTGTATCAAGAAGAACAGGTAGATCAACTTATTGAGCATATCCGCACGCAACAAACACCGATCGACATCTTTATTTCCAATGCTGGTAAATCGATCCAACGCTCACTGCAACATTCATTATTCCGTTATCACGATTTTACCCGAACAAATGCGCTTAATTATTTAGCACCTGTAAAAATAACATTGGCCATTACCCCTATTTTATCAAAACAATGTGGGCAGATTGTAAATGTTTCAGCTTTAAATGTATTGCTATTGCCAATAGCAAAATGGGCAGCTTATCAGGCATCAAAAACAGCTTTCGATCAATATTGTCGATCGAATCAATCGGAATGGAGAAAAATGAATATTCGGTTGAAGACCATATATTTACCACTGGTAAAAACAAAAATGATTACCCCTAATGTGACGTATCAAAATATGCCTGCAATGGAGAGAAATGAAGCAGCGTTACGTATTTTGAAACTTTTGATGGGTGCATCTAGTTATTCTAGACCGTGGTGGGCTATTTTTCCCATTACAATTGGCTTTTTTATTCGGAAATTTTGGGATAGATTCTAA
- a CDS encoding AMP-binding protein has protein sequence MVLKKQFSFSKQLIKSIWHTFQSGINLFTLLKSVRNSEHSYLNDGNCKINYAQLYHDSFSVIEKLRTFHSNQIDDQVVLLADNSFDFIKYLFALSALSKEIVIISPHLSENQLETILQNYRSTLIITDHIQRLKNINRQSNCYSFDEINSYSPDLATKRFKRNNGKITILSTGTSNMPTPVERKLNITKIWNPFIELISRLELLRYSSCQITVPFYHGYGLASLVLGLFLKQDIHFTGKFSSKAVAQSIINNRIDCLVILPAMMTKIIAADYQALGICKCLISGGDKLEPTWVSFILNQYPTTKIFNLYGTTELGICSIATQQDLIMNNSTIGRFLKGIKYRLHENQELQIRCSWIQDRSKREYLSTGDLIRIDKNGLLYYLGRMNDSSNIGGHVVHGDELAKKITAYPSIIEARVIIYKNEILIHELRLKLTLKTDAVFDQDDFKNWLEKTFPKYLQPKSIDYSFK, from the coding sequence ATGGTATTAAAAAAGCAATTCAGTTTTTCAAAACAGCTAATAAAATCAATATGGCACACTTTCCAATCTGGCATTAATCTTTTTACACTATTAAAATCTGTAAGAAATTCAGAACACAGTTATTTGAATGATGGTAATTGCAAGATTAACTATGCGCAATTGTATCATGACTCATTTTCTGTTATAGAAAAATTAAGAACATTTCATTCGAATCAAATTGATGATCAAGTTGTGCTTTTAGCTGATAATAGCTTTGATTTTATAAAATACTTATTTGCACTCTCGGCCCTGTCAAAAGAAATTGTTATCATCAGCCCTCACCTCTCTGAAAATCAATTAGAAACTATTTTACAAAATTATAGATCGACATTGATTATTACAGATCATATACAGCGATTAAAAAATATCAATAGGCAATCGAACTGTTATTCTTTTGATGAAATAAATTCATATAGTCCAGATCTGGCAACAAAAAGATTTAAACGTAATAATGGAAAAATAACTATTTTAAGTACAGGAACTTCCAATATGCCAACTCCTGTAGAACGCAAGCTTAATATTACTAAAATATGGAATCCATTTATTGAACTGATTTCCAGATTAGAATTACTTCGTTATTCATCCTGTCAGATCACTGTTCCCTTTTATCATGGCTATGGTCTCGCAAGTTTAGTATTAGGGCTATTTCTGAAACAAGATATCCACTTCACTGGAAAGTTTAGTTCAAAAGCCGTCGCTCAATCCATCATCAACAATCGTATCGACTGTTTAGTTATCTTGCCTGCTATGATGACTAAAATTATCGCCGCAGATTATCAAGCTTTGGGTATTTGTAAATGCCTGATTTCAGGTGGGGATAAGCTTGAACCGACGTGGGTATCTTTTATTCTAAATCAATACCCGACCACCAAAATCTTCAACCTTTATGGCACGACAGAGTTAGGTATATGCAGTATTGCCACCCAACAAGATTTAATAATGAACAACAGCACTATCGGTCGATTCCTTAAAGGTATCAAATACCGTTTACATGAAAATCAGGAACTTCAAATAAGGTGTTCCTGGATACAGGATCGATCTAAACGGGAATATCTCAGCACGGGTGACCTTATTCGAATCGATAAAAATGGTTTATTATATTATCTAGGCCGCATGAACGATTCGAGTAATATCGGAGGACATGTTGTACATGGTGATGAACTTGCTAAAAAGATTACTGCATATCCATCCATAATTGAGGCAAGAGTGATCATTTACAAGAATGAGATTTTAATCCATGAATTAAGATTAAAGCTTACATTAAAAACTGATGCTGTATTTGATCAAGATGATTTTAAAAATTGGCTAGAAAAAACTTTTCCAAAATATTTACAACCTAAATCTATTGATTATAGCTTTAAATAA